A single Sander lucioperca isolate FBNREF2018 chromosome 24, SLUC_FBN_1.2, whole genome shotgun sequence DNA region contains:
- the ccdc14 gene encoding coiled-coil domain-containing protein 14 isoform X1 produces MKGTAKSKVVTSGRLTGGVKGQLARRRVTPKPGPAACPEPAYSLYSTDSEDQVTSLHKGLDRCAALLSGILQAEKTALPGLPEAVKDGEAKSRPSTSRLKKPIKNTDQMSCQSGSTTPRTTHQSAVPAAHSRVKLRPPQKHPPALPQSHIPSSPSQTPQHLPATNPSPKPQTSISSPQPSIPPPQPNPHSGQPPLPQNDCQPASEAPHTHCEAECDREEEIVPARDLNTQSTVADPHAAVRPTRSHINTCTLKMSNMQLELGEVDKVPQDPHSGEDCSAEKEVKLKTVQYLLAELKALISGQGSVAERLLSHLEQTVSSPLMIADGSNIPTTPDLSSLHSQNTQLRRRVRILNQQLKEKEKAERQQNMDTLCNSEVLTLQEDLTTAQSRLQELQDDLTELRKALQDTQRQLADREAGNAVIKTDLEATRSRLLDSEREKRELDSLAQQRLEEIGNLKRILQNQDSLNCPTSVASSVLDTVPTKQHFNLHQHQHRRDPAEPPTDRITQFLMSLGQPEQTHTEHVRVAAEREGNTLEQKKPSSVQPRDTSSHPDVRSQHGDKPENSHLDQSRCSDEGQSRWWRLEKKRRRVSNSTLSQCDVESVWSDWSTRSGTTFDTRDEAAFRDGLAALDASIASLQKTIQLDLGK; encoded by the exons GTGGTGACGTCAGGGAGGCTGACAGGAGGAGTCAAAGGGCAGCTGGCCAGGAGACG AGTGACTCCAAAACCAGGACCAGCAGCCTGCCCTGAGCCAGCCTACTCTCTGTACTCCACAGACTCTGAAGACCAG gttaCTTCTCTCCACAAGGGTCTAGACCGGTGTGCTGCCTTGCTCAGTGGAATCCTTCAGGCTGAGAAGA ctgccTTGCCAGGCCTTCCCGAAGCAGTGAAGGATGGAGAAGCTAAATCAAGACCATCTACCTCACGATTAAAGAAACCCATCAAGAATACAG ACCAGATGAGCTGTCAGTCAGGCAGCACAACTCCAAGAACAACTCATCAGTCCGCTGTCCCAGCTGCACACTCACGAGTGAAGCTCCGTCCACCTCAGAAACACCCTCCCGCCCTGCCGCAGTCTCACATCCCTTCTTCACCCAGCCAAACACCGCAGCATCTCCCTGCCACCAACCCTTCACCCAAGCCCCAGACCTCCATCTCTTCACCCCAGCCCTCAATCCCTCCGCCTCAGCCCAACCCTCACTCAGGCCAGCCGCCTCTCCCTCAGAATGACTGCCAGCCTGCTTCTgaagctccacacacacactgtgaggCCGAGTGCGATCGAGAAGAGGAGATTGTTCCTGCGAGAGACCTCAATACCCAAAGCACTGTGGCAGACCCACACGCAGCTGTCAGACCCACACGCTCGCACATAAACACCTGTACCTTGAAGATGTCAAACATGCAGCTAGAGCTTGGAGAAGTTGATAAAGTCCCTCAGGACCCACACAGCGGGGAGGACTGCAGTGCAGAGAAAGAAGTGAAATTGAAGACAGTACAGTATCTGCTTGCAGAACTCAAGGCTCTGATCTCTGGACAAG gCAGTGTAGCAGAGAGGCTGCTCAGTCATCTGGAGCAGACGGTGTCTTCACCACTGATGATTGCTGATGGATCAAACATCCCGACCACACCAGACCTATCATCACTACACAGCCAGAACACTCAGCTCCGCAG aCGTGTGAGGATTCTTAACCAGCAGTtaaaggagaaggagaaagcCGAGAGACAACAGAATATGGATACACTCTGTAACTCAGAAG TGTTGACTTTGCAGGAGGATCTCACGACCGCTCAGTCCCGACTGCAGGAACTCCAGGATGACCTCACAGAACTACGGAAAGCCCTTcaggacacacagagacagctggCAGACAGAGAAGCAGGTAATGCGGTCATCAAAACAG actTAGAGGCCACTAGAAGCAGGTTGCTGGACAGTGAGCGAGAGAAGAGGGAGTTGGATTCACTTGCCCAGCAAAGACTGGAAGAGATAGGAAACCTTAaaag GATTCTTCAGAATCAGGATTCGTTAAATTGTCCTACATCTGTTGCCAGCTCAGTCTTAGACACTGTGccaacaaaacaacattttaaccTGCACCAGCACCAGCACAGACGGGATCCAGCAGAGCCCCCCACTGACCGCATCACCCAGTTCCTGATGTCTCTGGGTCAGCCGGAGCAAACGCACACCGAGCATGTGCGTGTGGccgcagagagagaaggaaacacACTAGAGCAGAAGAAACCGAGCTCAGTCCAGCCGAGAGACACATCATCACACCCCGATGTCAGATCTCAGCACGGTGACAAACCCGAAAACTCTCATCTCGACCAGTCGCGTTGTTCAGATGAAGGCCAGTCACGTTGGTGGCGGCTGGAGAAGAAGCGCAGACGCGTGTCGAACTCCACGCTGTCCCAGTGTGACGTGGAATCCGTGTGGTCCGATTGGAGCACGAGGTCAGGGACGACCTTTGACACCAGAGACGAGGCGGCGTTCAGAGACGGCCTGGCAGCTCTGGACGCCAGCATAGCCAGTCTGCAGAAGACTATTCAACTGGATCTGGGGAAGTGA
- the ccdc14 gene encoding coiled-coil domain-containing protein 14 isoform X2 — translation MKGTAKSKVVTSGRLTGGVKGQLARRRVTPKPGPAACPEPAYSLYSTDSEDQVTSLHKGLDRCAALLSGILQAEKTGLPEAVKDGEAKSRPSTSRLKKPIKNTDQMSCQSGSTTPRTTHQSAVPAAHSRVKLRPPQKHPPALPQSHIPSSPSQTPQHLPATNPSPKPQTSISSPQPSIPPPQPNPHSGQPPLPQNDCQPASEAPHTHCEAECDREEEIVPARDLNTQSTVADPHAAVRPTRSHINTCTLKMSNMQLELGEVDKVPQDPHSGEDCSAEKEVKLKTVQYLLAELKALISGQGSVAERLLSHLEQTVSSPLMIADGSNIPTTPDLSSLHSQNTQLRRRVRILNQQLKEKEKAERQQNMDTLCNSEVLTLQEDLTTAQSRLQELQDDLTELRKALQDTQRQLADREAGNAVIKTDLEATRSRLLDSEREKRELDSLAQQRLEEIGNLKRILQNQDSLNCPTSVASSVLDTVPTKQHFNLHQHQHRRDPAEPPTDRITQFLMSLGQPEQTHTEHVRVAAEREGNTLEQKKPSSVQPRDTSSHPDVRSQHGDKPENSHLDQSRCSDEGQSRWWRLEKKRRRVSNSTLSQCDVESVWSDWSTRSGTTFDTRDEAAFRDGLAALDASIASLQKTIQLDLGK, via the exons GTGGTGACGTCAGGGAGGCTGACAGGAGGAGTCAAAGGGCAGCTGGCCAGGAGACG AGTGACTCCAAAACCAGGACCAGCAGCCTGCCCTGAGCCAGCCTACTCTCTGTACTCCACAGACTCTGAAGACCAG gttaCTTCTCTCCACAAGGGTCTAGACCGGTGTGCTGCCTTGCTCAGTGGAATCCTTCAGGCTGAGAAGACAG GCCTTCCCGAAGCAGTGAAGGATGGAGAAGCTAAATCAAGACCATCTACCTCACGATTAAAGAAACCCATCAAGAATACAG ACCAGATGAGCTGTCAGTCAGGCAGCACAACTCCAAGAACAACTCATCAGTCCGCTGTCCCAGCTGCACACTCACGAGTGAAGCTCCGTCCACCTCAGAAACACCCTCCCGCCCTGCCGCAGTCTCACATCCCTTCTTCACCCAGCCAAACACCGCAGCATCTCCCTGCCACCAACCCTTCACCCAAGCCCCAGACCTCCATCTCTTCACCCCAGCCCTCAATCCCTCCGCCTCAGCCCAACCCTCACTCAGGCCAGCCGCCTCTCCCTCAGAATGACTGCCAGCCTGCTTCTgaagctccacacacacactgtgaggCCGAGTGCGATCGAGAAGAGGAGATTGTTCCTGCGAGAGACCTCAATACCCAAAGCACTGTGGCAGACCCACACGCAGCTGTCAGACCCACACGCTCGCACATAAACACCTGTACCTTGAAGATGTCAAACATGCAGCTAGAGCTTGGAGAAGTTGATAAAGTCCCTCAGGACCCACACAGCGGGGAGGACTGCAGTGCAGAGAAAGAAGTGAAATTGAAGACAGTACAGTATCTGCTTGCAGAACTCAAGGCTCTGATCTCTGGACAAG gCAGTGTAGCAGAGAGGCTGCTCAGTCATCTGGAGCAGACGGTGTCTTCACCACTGATGATTGCTGATGGATCAAACATCCCGACCACACCAGACCTATCATCACTACACAGCCAGAACACTCAGCTCCGCAG aCGTGTGAGGATTCTTAACCAGCAGTtaaaggagaaggagaaagcCGAGAGACAACAGAATATGGATACACTCTGTAACTCAGAAG TGTTGACTTTGCAGGAGGATCTCACGACCGCTCAGTCCCGACTGCAGGAACTCCAGGATGACCTCACAGAACTACGGAAAGCCCTTcaggacacacagagacagctggCAGACAGAGAAGCAGGTAATGCGGTCATCAAAACAG actTAGAGGCCACTAGAAGCAGGTTGCTGGACAGTGAGCGAGAGAAGAGGGAGTTGGATTCACTTGCCCAGCAAAGACTGGAAGAGATAGGAAACCTTAaaag GATTCTTCAGAATCAGGATTCGTTAAATTGTCCTACATCTGTTGCCAGCTCAGTCTTAGACACTGTGccaacaaaacaacattttaaccTGCACCAGCACCAGCACAGACGGGATCCAGCAGAGCCCCCCACTGACCGCATCACCCAGTTCCTGATGTCTCTGGGTCAGCCGGAGCAAACGCACACCGAGCATGTGCGTGTGGccgcagagagagaaggaaacacACTAGAGCAGAAGAAACCGAGCTCAGTCCAGCCGAGAGACACATCATCACACCCCGATGTCAGATCTCAGCACGGTGACAAACCCGAAAACTCTCATCTCGACCAGTCGCGTTGTTCAGATGAAGGCCAGTCACGTTGGTGGCGGCTGGAGAAGAAGCGCAGACGCGTGTCGAACTCCACGCTGTCCCAGTGTGACGTGGAATCCGTGTGGTCCGATTGGAGCACGAGGTCAGGGACGACCTTTGACACCAGAGACGAGGCGGCGTTCAGAGACGGCCTGGCAGCTCTGGACGCCAGCATAGCCAGTCTGCAGAAGACTATTCAACTGGATCTGGGGAAGTGA